In the genome of Diabrotica undecimpunctata isolate CICGRU chromosome 2, icDiaUnde3, whole genome shotgun sequence, the window AGGCGTAAGAAGAAGGTTGTACACTCTACACAAGCAACTGATGACAAAAAGTTACAGTCGTCCCTTAAAAAATTATCAGTAAATACTATTCCAGGCATTGAAGAAGTAAATATGATCAAAGAAGATGGCACGGTAATTCACTTTAATAATCCTAAGACTCAAGCATCATTGGCGGCAAATACTTTTGCTATCACTGGACATGGAGAGAATAAACAGATCACTGATATGTTACCGGGTATATTAAGTCAGTTGGGACCTGAAGGTATCACCCAGCTCAAGAGACTAGCAAATACAGTTGCAAATGCAGGTAGGTGATTACATGTACTATAAAATTAATTGGCCCCATTAATATAACgtttcaaatatttacttttcaATTTAACTAGTGTATCTGTAAAATTCATCATTTTGCTTAATGgaatatagtttttgaaaaacgtGCACACTGCTGTAAAGCTATGCAGTATTAAGTATATACTTTTTTTTCACTGCAGGCATAATACATGGTAAATTATCAAACAAAGCATATTTTTTCATTATCAATATGCATTTTGATGAAGTTTCAATACATTGCAGAGTACCAGTTCCAACAGAATAGAGTCAGTCTTTTGCAGTCTATTTTTATCTTAGAATTTTGGTTACTTTTGAACTGTAATAATGTATTGATATCTATTAATGTTGCAAATAAACCTAGAATATAGAAATTATTTTTGTACTCTTATATTACTTATATCATACTGAAATTTATGAGATCTTGTCAATGGTACTTAAGAAGTAAAtttagtaatttgataattacaatcACTAAACTGAATattgttattttatataattCATATCTTAATATAACTAATATTAAGTAGAGGTTCTTTATGTAGTGTTTATAATGTTCATAAAATGGTTTTGCGATTCGACTGATTATTTATATCTACTTATTTTCATCTAATTACATATAGTTTTTATATATCATTTGCAAACGATACAATTATTGGTATATCTGGAAAAATTATAATCATTGATCAGTAAAGTCATTGCACTGTTTGTCTTCATTCAATTAGAATATTAATTCTTCTTATTGGCTTATGAATGAATATGTACTAATCCTACAAAATTAAATGCTAAGGTAATGCTTAGTCATTATAATTTCTTTTGAAAATAACAATATTACTAATTTCGGGGAATGCAaatgaatttaaaatttgaataacTAGCAAAAATGAGTTGTAAAAAAATGAAGACGCAAAAGTTGATAAGTCCAATTGCACCAATTTTGAGAAACTAGTTCTTTTGCTCTTTGAAGTAACCGAATTTTTTATATAgataaatatctttaaaatgttCATTATTTTACTTAGTTCATATAATAATTAGCCgtacattaaatttttttaacagccCTAAAAAACCATATTAATTTTTACACAACTTGCTTAAATTTTATGGACTTTTGTTTAAAGAAGTTAAAGTAAATATTGGGTTTTGATTGATTTTAAATTCATAACTTCAACAGAAAACATTTAGTAAGAATAAAGAACATTAATAAATACCTCTC includes:
- the bic gene encoding transcription factor BTF3 homolog 4, which translates into the protein MNSEKLKKMQSQVRIGGKGTPRRKKKVVHSTQATDDKKLQSSLKKLSVNTIPGIEEVNMIKEDGTVIHFNNPKTQASLAANTFAITGHGENKQITDMLPGILSQLGPEGITQLKRLANTVANAGGVGKIVPEDEEDVPDLVENFDEASKGEVTKKEGEEKPKEN